A single window of Mugil cephalus isolate CIBA_MC_2020 chromosome 1, CIBA_Mcephalus_1.1, whole genome shotgun sequence DNA harbors:
- the LOC125023738 gene encoding calcium-responsive transactivator-like isoform X1, whose protein sequence is MSVAFSSARPRSKGEVTQQTIQKMLDENHHLIQCIMDYQSKGKTAECTQYQQILHRNLVYLATIADSNQNMQSLLPAPPTPTMSMGPGVMGQSGGHAPSNLNDSMAPGLPLTSMMQSQMSNGPSHAPMQQQQQQQQSGQVQSAIPSTSLSLPAGSYGSSVSGYSHAAPSSQGSMMQGPGPGYGSSSSSSSTSSSSSSSSSSSSRSNLNMQSSQVSMMHQQSAAPHYSSAQTGGQHYQGQQTMGMMGQGSQGNSMMSQRPMGSYRSSQQGSAQQYMGQDEFYGEQYGHTQSSSEPINQQYYPDGHGEYSYQQSSYGEQGYDRSFDESSQHYYEGGNSQYSQQQAQYQQSSGQQQPFSQQQYSSQQGYSGQTQGYGPGQGGSSQYSQYQQGQSQQYGSYRSSQGGPGAQTQRPYAYEQGQYGNYQQ, encoded by the exons ATGTCGGTGGCGTTTTCATCGGCGCGTCCCAGGAGTAAAGGGGAGGTGACACAGCAAACGATTCAAAAG ATGCTCGATGAGAACCATCATTTAATACAATGCATAATGGATTACCAAAGTAAAGGCAAGACAGCTGAATGCACACA GTATCAGCAGATCCTGCACAGAAACCTTGTTTACTTGGCCACGATAGCTGATTCGAATCAGAACATGCAGTCGCTGCTACCTGCG CCTCCCACCCCCACTATGTCAATGGGCCCTGGAGTGATGGGCCAGAGCGGGGGACATGCTCCAAGCAACCTCAATGACAGCATGGCACCAGGGCTACCCCTCACTTCAATGATGCAGAGCCAAATGAGCAATG GCCCCAGCCATGCCcccatgcagcagcagcagcagcagcagcagtctggtCAGGTGCAGTCGGCCATTCCTTCCACGTCCCTCAGCCTGCCAGCCGGCAGCTATGGTAGCTCGGTCTCTGGCTACAGCCACGCTGCACCTTCCTCCCAGGGCAGCATGATGCAGGGCCCTGGGCCTGGTTATggctcatcttcctcttcttcatccacgtcctcatcctcttcctcctcctcctcctcctcctcccgcagCAACCTCAACATGCAGTCCAGCCAAG TCTCCATGATGCACCAACAGTCTGCCGCTCCACACTACTCCTCAGCCCAGACTGGGGGTCAGCACTATCAGGGGCAGCAAACCATGGGCATGATGGGTCAGGGCAGTCAAGGAAACAGTATGATGTCTCAGAGGCCTATGGGATCCTACCGCTCTTCCCAGCAAG GATCTGCACAGCAGTACATGGGACAAGACGAGTTCTACGGAGAGCAGTATGGACACACTCAGAGCTCCAGCGAGCCCATAAACCAGCAGTATTACCCCGATG GTCACGGGGAGTACTCATATCAGCAGTCTTCGTACGGGGAGCAGGGCTATGACAGGTCGTTTGATGAGTCCTCACAGCATTACTATGAAGGAG GTAACTCTCAGTACAGTCAGCAGCAGGCCCAGTATCAGCAGAGCTCTGGCCAACAGCAGCCCTTCAGCCAGCAGCAGTACTCCTCTCAACAGGGCTACAGCGGGCAGACGCAGGGATACG GTCCTGGCCAGGGAGGGTCCTCTCAATATTCTCAGTATCAGCAGGGTCAAAGCCAACAGTATGGATCCTACCGCTCTTCCCAGGGAGGCCCCggagcacagacacagaggccCTACGCCTATGAACAG GGTCAGTATGGAAATTATCAGCAATAA
- the lsm14b gene encoding protein LSM14 homolog B — MASAKPYIGCKIGLISKAQNRYEGILYTIDKINSTVVLAKVKCFGTEGRPTDRPTPPREDVYEYITFRGSDIKDITLCETPRSHHGLPPDPAIIQSSSAVPSGIYPAPGPFSPLRMPAYNQLAAGSLLNQQYAAALGLGPILPGLHVRRGPMVEKAVQTLHVDRFPQRRDLMASQEESWDRRRPQRTRVEIPQTRRFTGSTMKPAPAVTASRQETRQQNYENRPPLRRAQGPRRRRNRGRGQLMVTSLPSPTLKFDTDFDFDSSNAQFIKEERELQERMNMKDGNYEVKEGLPSTAEDDHFVPKCYYDKAKSFFDNFSSDNNFRLSWAEERKRNLETFGVPGRFLRGQGFRGGYNGRRGRATDQMPPSYRPRSGQIII, encoded by the exons ATGGCTTCAGCCAAGCCATACATTGGCTGTAAAATAGGGTTAATTTCCAAAGCCCAAAATCGTTATGAAGGGATTTTGTACACAATTGATAAAATAAACTCCACAGTAGTACTGGCTAAAG TCAAGTGTTTTGGAACTGAGGGACGACCTACTGACAGACCAACACCACCCAGAGAGGACGTGTATGAGTACATCACTTTCAGGGGAAGTGATATCAAGGATATCACACTGTGTGAAACTCCAAGATCTCACCATGGCCTCCCCCCAGATCCTGCAATTATACAG TCTTCTAGTGCAGTGCCTTCAGGGATCTACCCAGCTCCTGGTCCGTTTAGCCCACTTAGAATGCCTGCCTATAACCAGCTTGCTGCCGGCTCTCTTCTTAATCAGCAGTATGCTGCAGCTCTTGGCCTTG gaCCTATCCTTCCAGGCTTGCATGTTAGAAGGGGCCCCATGGTGGAAAAGGCTGTTCAAACCCTCCATGTGGACAGATTTCCACAGAGAAGAGACCTGATGGCCTCCCAGGAGGAGAGCTGGGACAGGAGGAGGCCTCAGAGGACTAGAGTAGAGATTCCCCAGACCAGAAGGTTCACTGGATCCACTA TGAAGCCAGCCCCAGCTGTGACCGCTTCTCGGCAGGAAACTCGGCAGCAGAATTACGAAAACCGGCCACCACTCAGAAGAGCACAAG GACCTCGAAGGCGCAGGAACCGCGGCAGAGGTCAGCTGATGGTGACTAGTCTTCCATCCCCGACTCTTAAGTTTGACACAGACTTTGACTTTGATTCCTCAAATGCACAGTTTAttaaggaggagagggagctgCAGGAAAGGATGAATATGAAAG ATGGAAATTATGAAGTAAAAGAGGGACTGCCTTCAACTGCAGAGGATGATCACTTTGTACCAAAATGCTACTATGACAAAGCCAAGTCTTTCTTTGATAACTTCTCATCTGATAATAATTTCAG ACTATCATGGGCTGAGGAGAGGAAACGCAATCTGGAGACGTTTGGGGTCCCTGGACGGTTTCTCAGGGGCCAGGGCTTCAGAGGTGGATATAATGGACGAAGAGGACGGGCGACTGATCAGATGCCTCCTTCTTACAGACCCAGGAGTGGACAGATAATCATTTAA
- the LOC125023738 gene encoding calcium-responsive transactivator-like isoform X2, which translates to MSVAFSSARPRSKGEVTQQTIQKMLDENHHLIQCIMDYQSKGKTAECTQYQQILHRNLVYLATIADSNQNMQSLLPAPPTPTMSMGPGVMGQSGGHAPSNLNDSMAPGLPLTSMMQSQMSNGPSHAPMQQQQQQQQSGQVQSAIPSTSLSLPAGSYGSSVSGYSHAAPSSQGSMMQGPGPGYGSSSSSSSTSSSSSSSSSSSSRSNLNMQSSQVSMMHQQSAAPHYSSAQTGGQHYQGQQTMGMMGQGSQGNSMMSQRPMGSYRSSQQGHGEYSYQQSSYGEQGYDRSFDESSQHYYEGGNSQYSQQQAQYQQSSGQQQPFSQQQYSSQQGYSGQTQGYGPGQGGSSQYSQYQQGQSQQYGSYRSSQGGPGAQTQRPYAYEQGQYGNYQQ; encoded by the exons ATGTCGGTGGCGTTTTCATCGGCGCGTCCCAGGAGTAAAGGGGAGGTGACACAGCAAACGATTCAAAAG ATGCTCGATGAGAACCATCATTTAATACAATGCATAATGGATTACCAAAGTAAAGGCAAGACAGCTGAATGCACACA GTATCAGCAGATCCTGCACAGAAACCTTGTTTACTTGGCCACGATAGCTGATTCGAATCAGAACATGCAGTCGCTGCTACCTGCG CCTCCCACCCCCACTATGTCAATGGGCCCTGGAGTGATGGGCCAGAGCGGGGGACATGCTCCAAGCAACCTCAATGACAGCATGGCACCAGGGCTACCCCTCACTTCAATGATGCAGAGCCAAATGAGCAATG GCCCCAGCCATGCCcccatgcagcagcagcagcagcagcagcagtctggtCAGGTGCAGTCGGCCATTCCTTCCACGTCCCTCAGCCTGCCAGCCGGCAGCTATGGTAGCTCGGTCTCTGGCTACAGCCACGCTGCACCTTCCTCCCAGGGCAGCATGATGCAGGGCCCTGGGCCTGGTTATggctcatcttcctcttcttcatccacgtcctcatcctcttcctcctcctcctcctcctcctcccgcagCAACCTCAACATGCAGTCCAGCCAAG TCTCCATGATGCACCAACAGTCTGCCGCTCCACACTACTCCTCAGCCCAGACTGGGGGTCAGCACTATCAGGGGCAGCAAACCATGGGCATGATGGGTCAGGGCAGTCAAGGAAACAGTATGATGTCTCAGAGGCCTATGGGATCCTACCGCTCTTCCCAGCAAG GTCACGGGGAGTACTCATATCAGCAGTCTTCGTACGGGGAGCAGGGCTATGACAGGTCGTTTGATGAGTCCTCACAGCATTACTATGAAGGAG GTAACTCTCAGTACAGTCAGCAGCAGGCCCAGTATCAGCAGAGCTCTGGCCAACAGCAGCCCTTCAGCCAGCAGCAGTACTCCTCTCAACAGGGCTACAGCGGGCAGACGCAGGGATACG GTCCTGGCCAGGGAGGGTCCTCTCAATATTCTCAGTATCAGCAGGGTCAAAGCCAACAGTATGGATCCTACCGCTCTTCCCAGGGAGGCCCCggagcacagacacagaggccCTACGCCTATGAACAG GGTCAGTATGGAAATTATCAGCAATAA
- the LOC125020034 gene encoding transcription initiation factor TFIID subunit 4-like isoform X1 produces MRLTIERSWVKMAAGSDLLDDVFNTEVDEKVVSDLVGSLESELTGTEHANATPRVQSAANHVGSSAIGSNSNVQGSKMGLSQQELAKAGTGVQGGVSNSTGSHGPSMDGAAGITSAAGGPSMTAAQSQSKPGTASGVVTVVTDATSGAGKTAVQTLNGSSVVMNCHVPGGGSADNNNSHPAVTVVNNGPASVTKAVLSAAPSAIIRTTLSAQNAATPSVISSQPSFKTVPTVTLVRPPMQTPTVTSQSAGSPAAVFTSPAASVTSTTGSVVNKIDSTKTIMQTGAHVVTSSVLTGTTATIRSPTVLQGLRTSVPSTIAATAPGGIRAIAPQMLAPRLPQPQQNAPNIQNIQIPAGMVLVRSESGQLLMIHQQALAQMQAQSQSQSAMTPRPAAPASTPPVQITTLQQAPGASVLARPVTPTTIIKQSSTGQTTVTTTTTLQRPPVLQNTIMLGGTATTTGQPLGTATTVQPGSAATAVAQRVGTGTPVPPTPVSAETLENVKKCRNFLSTLIKLASGGKQSSETTANVKELVKNLLEAKIEPEDFTSRLYQELNSSPQPYLVPFLKRSLPALRQMTPDSEAFIQQSLLPQSSAQTAAAAAPTALTAVVLRPPLSSPITTATNTAATKTTVISLPQTPHSKPGLIVSQPGTMVRPQVTLAQSSVVTLRGQPHSRIIVSQPPVVKQLQTVKQTLTPVVKGVQVISQASLTVAQKNKLKEAGGGTFRDDDDINDVASMAGVNLSEESARILATGSELVGMVTRSCKDETFLSTSSLTRTALEIGKKFGVSELGADVINYISHATQQRLQNLLEKVSQVAQQKNGTFKEDERYEQSGDVRAQLKFFEQLDQMEKQRKEEQEREILLKAAKSRSRQEDPEQLRLKQKAKEMQQQELAQIRQREANLTALAAIGPRKKRKMDSPVRGASAEGSGSGPSQPGGSSGSGSRQFTRQRITRVNLRDLLFCLENERGTSHSQLLYKGFLK; encoded by the exons ATGCGTCTCACGATCGAACGTAGCTGGGTAAAGATGGCGGCGGGCTCCGATTTGCTGGATGATGTTTTCAACACAGAGGTGGACGAAAAAGTAGTTAGTGACCTAGTCGGGTCTCTGGAGTCTGAGCTAACAGGAACAGAACACGCCAACGCAACGCCCAGGGTCCAGTCTGCAGCAAATCACGTCGGCAGCTCAGCTATAGGCAGTAATTCCAATGTTCAGGGTAGCAAAATGGGACTTTCACAACAAGAGCTTGCTAAAGCAG GGACAGGAGTTCAAGGAGGTGTCAGTAACAGTACGGGGTCCCACGGTCCAAGCATGGATGGGGCAGCCGGGATCACGTCGGCGGCCGGGGGACCGAGTATGACAGCCGCTCAGAGTCAGTCCAAGCCGGGGACAGCTAGTGGAGTTGTTACGGTAGTGACGGATGCTACGTCCGGTGCTGGGAAAACCGCAGTTCAAACTTTGAATGGAAGTTCCGTGGTGATGAACTGTCATGTACCCGGAGGTGGATCAGctgacaacaacaactcacACCCCGCTGTCACCGTCGTCAACAACGGACCCGCGTCTGTGACCAAAGCGGTTTTGTCTGCGGCGCCAAGTGCTATTATTCGAACTACTTTGAGCGCGCAAAATGCCGCGACTCCGTCTGTGATTTCGTCCCAGCCCTCTTTTAAAACTGTACCCACGGTCACGCTTGTGAGGCCACCTATGCAAACCCCAACTGTCACTTCGCAAAGCGCAGGCAGCCCAGCCGCCGTTTTCACGTCGCCAGCCGCCAGTGTTACCAGCACGACTGGTTCTGTTGTCAACAAGATCGACTCCACAAAAACTATCATGCAGACTGGCGCTCACGTCGTGACTTCAAGTGTCTTGACGGGGACCACGGCGACCATCAGGAGTCCGACTGTCCTGCAGGGTCTGAGGACTTCAGTGCCGTCAACGATCGCCGCCACAGCTCCCGGAGGAATACGAGCTATTGCTCCGCAGATGTTGGCACCTCGACTCCCTCAGCCTCAACAAAACGCCCCAAATATCCAAAACATCCAGATCCCTGCAG GCATGGTCTTGGTTCGCAGTGAGAGTGGGCAGCTCTTGATGATTCACCAGCAGGCTTTGGCTCAGATGCAGGCTCAGTCGCAGTCACAAAGCGCCATGACGCCCCGACCTGCAGCCCCTGCCAGCACTCCACCTGTCCAGATCACAACTCTACAG CAGGCCCCCGGTGCCTCGGTGCTGGCTCGTCCGGTTACACCCACCACCATAATTAAACAAAGTTCAACTGGTCAGACCACTGTGACAACCACCACCACACTGCAGAGGCCTCCTGTGCTGCAG AACACGATCATGCTGGGAGGAACTGCCACCACCACAGGACAGCCGCTAGGGACGGCGACCACGGTGCAGCCTGGATCCGCAGCCACAGCCGTAGCACAGAGAGTGGGGACTGGGACCCCTGTCCCTCCGACACCTGTCTCCGCT gaaacactggagaatgTAAAGAAGTGCAGAAACTTTCTGTCCACACTGATCAAGCTGGCATCTGGTGGAAAACAGTCCTCTGAGACCACAGCTAATGTCAAGGAGCTGGTCAAGAACCTACTG GAAGCAAAGATAGAGCCTGAAGATTTCACCAGCAGGTTGTACCAGGAGCTCAATTCTTCACCACAGCCGTACCTTGTACCTTTCCTTAAG AGAAGTCTCCCAGCACTGCGCCAGATGACTCCAGATTCCGAGGCCTTCATCCAGCAGAGCCTGCTGCCTCAGTCGAGTGCTcagacggcggcggcggcggccccCACGGCCCTCACCGCTGTGGTCCTGCgacctcctctgtcctcccccaTCACTACGGCCACCAACACTGCTGCGACCAAAACCACAGTGATCAGCCTCCCCCAGACGCCTCACAGCAAACCTGGACTG ATAGTGTCCCAACCGGGGACAATGGTGAGGCCGCAGGTGACGTTGGCTCAGTCGTCCGTGGTAACGCTCAGAGGACAACCCCATAGCCGCATCATTGTGAGCCAGCCACCAGTGGTCAAACAGCTACAAACAG TCAAGCAGACGTTGACTCCAGTGGTTAAAGGAGTGCAAGTTATCAGTCAGGCCTCTCTCACTGTGGCTCAGAAGAACAAGCTGAAGGAAGCAGGAGGGGGAACTTTCAG GGATGATGATGACATCAATGATGTGGCCTCCATGGCAGGAGTCAACTTGTCAGAGGAGAGTGCCCGAATCTTAGCAACCGGTTCTGAGCTTGTTGGCATGGTGACGCGTTCTTGTAAGGACGAGACCTTCCTCTCCACCTCGTCACTCACCCGTACAGCTCTGGAGATTG GTAAGAAGTTTGGTGTCAGCGAGTTGGGCGCCGACGTCATCAACTACATTTCCCATGCTACACAGCAGCGGCTGCAAAACCTGTTGGAGAAGGTGTCACAAGTGGCACAGCAGAAGAACGGAACGTTCAAG GAGGACGAGCGGTACGAGCAGAGCGGCGACGTACGAGCCCAGCTCAAATTCTTTGAGCAGCTGGAtcagatggagaaacaaaggaaggaggagcaggagagagagatcCTCTTGAAAGCTGCCAAG TCTCGGTCGCGGCAGGAAGACCCAGAGCAACTTCGACTGAAACAGAAGGCCAAAGAG ATGCAACAGCAGGAACTGGCTCAGATCAGGCAGAGAGAAGCCAACCTAACGGCGCTGGCAGCAATTGGCCCAAGGAAAAAACGGAAAATGGACTCTCCTGTCAGAGGCGCCAGTGCAGAG GGCTCGGGGTCAGGCCCGTCCCAGCCCGGAGGCTCCAGTGGGTCAGGCTCCAGACAGTTCACACGCCAGCGCATCACCAGAGTCAACCTCAGGGACCTGCTCTTCTGTCTGGAGAATGAACGAGGGACCAGTCACTCACAACTGCTTTATAAAGGCTTCCTCAAATAG
- the LOC125020034 gene encoding transcription initiation factor TFIID subunit 4-like isoform X2: MRLTIERSWVKMAAGSDLLDDVFNTEVDEKVVSDLVGSLESELTGTEHANATPRVQSAANHVGSSAIGSNSNVQGSKMGLSQQELAKAGTGVQGGVSNSTGSHGPSMDGAAGITSAAGGPSMTAAQSQSKPGTASGVVTVVTDATSGAGKTAVQTLNGSSVVMNCHVPGGGSADNNNSHPAVTVVNNGPASVTKAVLSAAPSAIIRTTLSAQNAATPSVISSQPSFKTVPTVTLVRPPMQTPTVTSQSAGSPAAVFTSPAASVTSTTGSVVNKIDSTKTIMQTGAHVVTSSVLTGTTATIRSPTVLQGLRTSVPSTIAATAPGGIRAIAPQMLAPRLPQPQQNAPNIQNIQIPAGMVLVRSESGQLLMIHQQALAQMQAQSQSQSAMTPRPAAPASTPPVQITTLQAPGASVLARPVTPTTIIKQSSTGQTTVTTTTTLQRPPVLQNTIMLGGTATTTGQPLGTATTVQPGSAATAVAQRVGTGTPVPPTPVSAETLENVKKCRNFLSTLIKLASGGKQSSETTANVKELVKNLLEAKIEPEDFTSRLYQELNSSPQPYLVPFLKRSLPALRQMTPDSEAFIQQSLLPQSSAQTAAAAAPTALTAVVLRPPLSSPITTATNTAATKTTVISLPQTPHSKPGLIVSQPGTMVRPQVTLAQSSVVTLRGQPHSRIIVSQPPVVKQLQTVKQTLTPVVKGVQVISQASLTVAQKNKLKEAGGGTFRDDDDINDVASMAGVNLSEESARILATGSELVGMVTRSCKDETFLSTSSLTRTALEIGKKFGVSELGADVINYISHATQQRLQNLLEKVSQVAQQKNGTFKEDERYEQSGDVRAQLKFFEQLDQMEKQRKEEQEREILLKAAKSRSRQEDPEQLRLKQKAKEMQQQELAQIRQREANLTALAAIGPRKKRKMDSPVRGASAEGSGSGPSQPGGSSGSGSRQFTRQRITRVNLRDLLFCLENERGTSHSQLLYKGFLK, encoded by the exons ATGCGTCTCACGATCGAACGTAGCTGGGTAAAGATGGCGGCGGGCTCCGATTTGCTGGATGATGTTTTCAACACAGAGGTGGACGAAAAAGTAGTTAGTGACCTAGTCGGGTCTCTGGAGTCTGAGCTAACAGGAACAGAACACGCCAACGCAACGCCCAGGGTCCAGTCTGCAGCAAATCACGTCGGCAGCTCAGCTATAGGCAGTAATTCCAATGTTCAGGGTAGCAAAATGGGACTTTCACAACAAGAGCTTGCTAAAGCAG GGACAGGAGTTCAAGGAGGTGTCAGTAACAGTACGGGGTCCCACGGTCCAAGCATGGATGGGGCAGCCGGGATCACGTCGGCGGCCGGGGGACCGAGTATGACAGCCGCTCAGAGTCAGTCCAAGCCGGGGACAGCTAGTGGAGTTGTTACGGTAGTGACGGATGCTACGTCCGGTGCTGGGAAAACCGCAGTTCAAACTTTGAATGGAAGTTCCGTGGTGATGAACTGTCATGTACCCGGAGGTGGATCAGctgacaacaacaactcacACCCCGCTGTCACCGTCGTCAACAACGGACCCGCGTCTGTGACCAAAGCGGTTTTGTCTGCGGCGCCAAGTGCTATTATTCGAACTACTTTGAGCGCGCAAAATGCCGCGACTCCGTCTGTGATTTCGTCCCAGCCCTCTTTTAAAACTGTACCCACGGTCACGCTTGTGAGGCCACCTATGCAAACCCCAACTGTCACTTCGCAAAGCGCAGGCAGCCCAGCCGCCGTTTTCACGTCGCCAGCCGCCAGTGTTACCAGCACGACTGGTTCTGTTGTCAACAAGATCGACTCCACAAAAACTATCATGCAGACTGGCGCTCACGTCGTGACTTCAAGTGTCTTGACGGGGACCACGGCGACCATCAGGAGTCCGACTGTCCTGCAGGGTCTGAGGACTTCAGTGCCGTCAACGATCGCCGCCACAGCTCCCGGAGGAATACGAGCTATTGCTCCGCAGATGTTGGCACCTCGACTCCCTCAGCCTCAACAAAACGCCCCAAATATCCAAAACATCCAGATCCCTGCAG GCATGGTCTTGGTTCGCAGTGAGAGTGGGCAGCTCTTGATGATTCACCAGCAGGCTTTGGCTCAGATGCAGGCTCAGTCGCAGTCACAAAGCGCCATGACGCCCCGACCTGCAGCCCCTGCCAGCACTCCACCTGTCCAGATCACAACTCTACAG GCCCCCGGTGCCTCGGTGCTGGCTCGTCCGGTTACACCCACCACCATAATTAAACAAAGTTCAACTGGTCAGACCACTGTGACAACCACCACCACACTGCAGAGGCCTCCTGTGCTGCAG AACACGATCATGCTGGGAGGAACTGCCACCACCACAGGACAGCCGCTAGGGACGGCGACCACGGTGCAGCCTGGATCCGCAGCCACAGCCGTAGCACAGAGAGTGGGGACTGGGACCCCTGTCCCTCCGACACCTGTCTCCGCT gaaacactggagaatgTAAAGAAGTGCAGAAACTTTCTGTCCACACTGATCAAGCTGGCATCTGGTGGAAAACAGTCCTCTGAGACCACAGCTAATGTCAAGGAGCTGGTCAAGAACCTACTG GAAGCAAAGATAGAGCCTGAAGATTTCACCAGCAGGTTGTACCAGGAGCTCAATTCTTCACCACAGCCGTACCTTGTACCTTTCCTTAAG AGAAGTCTCCCAGCACTGCGCCAGATGACTCCAGATTCCGAGGCCTTCATCCAGCAGAGCCTGCTGCCTCAGTCGAGTGCTcagacggcggcggcggcggccccCACGGCCCTCACCGCTGTGGTCCTGCgacctcctctgtcctcccccaTCACTACGGCCACCAACACTGCTGCGACCAAAACCACAGTGATCAGCCTCCCCCAGACGCCTCACAGCAAACCTGGACTG ATAGTGTCCCAACCGGGGACAATGGTGAGGCCGCAGGTGACGTTGGCTCAGTCGTCCGTGGTAACGCTCAGAGGACAACCCCATAGCCGCATCATTGTGAGCCAGCCACCAGTGGTCAAACAGCTACAAACAG TCAAGCAGACGTTGACTCCAGTGGTTAAAGGAGTGCAAGTTATCAGTCAGGCCTCTCTCACTGTGGCTCAGAAGAACAAGCTGAAGGAAGCAGGAGGGGGAACTTTCAG GGATGATGATGACATCAATGATGTGGCCTCCATGGCAGGAGTCAACTTGTCAGAGGAGAGTGCCCGAATCTTAGCAACCGGTTCTGAGCTTGTTGGCATGGTGACGCGTTCTTGTAAGGACGAGACCTTCCTCTCCACCTCGTCACTCACCCGTACAGCTCTGGAGATTG GTAAGAAGTTTGGTGTCAGCGAGTTGGGCGCCGACGTCATCAACTACATTTCCCATGCTACACAGCAGCGGCTGCAAAACCTGTTGGAGAAGGTGTCACAAGTGGCACAGCAGAAGAACGGAACGTTCAAG GAGGACGAGCGGTACGAGCAGAGCGGCGACGTACGAGCCCAGCTCAAATTCTTTGAGCAGCTGGAtcagatggagaaacaaaggaaggaggagcaggagagagagatcCTCTTGAAAGCTGCCAAG TCTCGGTCGCGGCAGGAAGACCCAGAGCAACTTCGACTGAAACAGAAGGCCAAAGAG ATGCAACAGCAGGAACTGGCTCAGATCAGGCAGAGAGAAGCCAACCTAACGGCGCTGGCAGCAATTGGCCCAAGGAAAAAACGGAAAATGGACTCTCCTGTCAGAGGCGCCAGTGCAGAG GGCTCGGGGTCAGGCCCGTCCCAGCCCGGAGGCTCCAGTGGGTCAGGCTCCAGACAGTTCACACGCCAGCGCATCACCAGAGTCAACCTCAGGGACCTGCTCTTCTGTCTGGAGAATGAACGAGGGACCAGTCACTCACAACTGCTTTATAAAGGCTTCCTCAAATAG